The following coding sequences are from one Musa acuminata AAA Group cultivar baxijiao chromosome BXJ1-6, Cavendish_Baxijiao_AAA, whole genome shotgun sequence window:
- the LOC135676804 gene encoding truncated FRIGIDA-like protein 1 translates to MATAEIEAAMASIPSKKEELRKAFEALQAFSSCLASFTLKWKDLEDHLASIESLIGDRLRELDSKSHSSVKAEANPETAPEVVPRLQLSSLCVNMDGVGLRSYIIVNRNDIAEIRKELGAAIRSAPDPAKLVLDAMDGFHRPRAEGEKDGDVQVIKRTCLSLLEQVQILAPEIKSSVKDQAKKVAVEWKGQILDDSDKGTDAFAFLQLLATYRLTSEFNTDEILDLFVLISRRKQALELCKRLGLVQNMSDLIQKLNSKSRQLEAIKFVHALDLFDKYPPVPLLEAYLRESRKTAQGARKRGNNSSQLQNEAISKELAAAKAVIKTVEECKLESEFSCEDLQKRITRLEQQKADKKRTATAATATNSRTSKQQQPSNKRPRSSTTLSYPVRSHPLPSCAQNQSHLGLTEQQSSYAGLGRSYGLTTTAALYDVALPSIPGTIELSGKPSPRSYLYPSEFHASSSLYNRPASYGGYPMSGLGTSYGSSFYPLGYQK, encoded by the exons ATGGCGACAGCAGAGATCGAGGCGGCCATggcgtcgatcccctcgaagaaggAGGAGCTCCGGAAGGCCTTCGAGGCCCTCCAGGCATTCTCGTCCTGCCTGGCATCGTTCACTCTCAAGTGGAAGGACCTAGAGGATCATCTCGCCTCGATTGAAAGCCTCATTGGTGACCGCCTCCGCGAACTCGACTCCAAGTCCCACTCCTCTGTGAAGGCGGAGGCCAACCCGGAGACTGCGCCGGAGGTCGTACCGCGGCTTCAGCTCAGCTCTCTCTGCGTCAACATGGATGGCGTGGGACTGAGATCGTACATCATTGTGAACCGGAACGATATCGCCGAGATACGGAAAGAGCTCGGTGCTGCCATTCGGTCCGCACCAGACCCAGCTAAATTGGTCCTTGATGCCATGGACGGGTTTCACCGCCCAAGAGCCGAAGGAGAGAAGGATGGGGATGTGCAGGTGATTAAGAGGACTTGTCTGAGTCTTTTGGAGCAGGTCCAGATCTTGGCACCTGAAATAAAGTCTTCTGTGAAGGATCAGGCCAAGAAAGTAGCGGTGGAGTGGAAAGGTCAGATTTTGGATGACAGTGATAAAGGGACGGATGCTTTTGCTTTCTTGCAGCTCTTGGCAACTTATAGGTTGACTTCGGAGTTCAATACGGATGAAATCCTGGATCTTTTTGTTTTGATTTCACGGAGGAAGCAGGCTCTTGAACTTTGCAAGAGACTCGGTCTTGTCCAAAATATGTCCG ATCTAATTCAGAAACTGAACAGCAAGAGCAGACAACTTGAGGCTATCAAATTTGTCCATGCTCTTGACTTATTTGACAAGTACCCTCCAGTACCTCTCTTGGAAGCCTACCTAAGAGAATCCAGAAAGACTGCTCAAGGAGCACGAAAGAGAGGAAATAATTCTAGTCAGTTACAG AATGAGGCCATTTCCAAAGAGCTTGCTGCTGCGAAAGCGGTGATTAAAACTGTTGAGGAATGCAAGCTTGAATCTGAGTTTTCGTGTGAGGATCTTCAGAAGCGTATTACTCGGTTGGAGCAACAAAAGGCAGACAAGAAACGAACTGCGACAGCTGCTACTGCCACGAATTCAAGAACTTCGAAGCAGCAGCAGCCTTCCAATAAACGGCCTCGATCATCTACAACTTTATCATATCCTGTTCGCTCTCACCCTCTTCCTTCATGTGCTCAAAATCAGTCCCATTTGGGTTTGACTGAGCAGCAATCGTCATATGCGGGTTTGGGTCGGTCCTATGGCCTTACTACAACTGCAGCTCTGTATGATGTTGCACTCCCTAGTATTCCTGGAACCATCGAACTGAGTGGAAAACCTTCACCAAGGTCTTATCTTTATCCATCAGAGTTCCATGCTAGCTCCAGTTTGTACAACAGGCCAGCATCCTACGGTGGCTACCCCATGTCTGGTTTGGGAACAAGTTATGGCTCATCTTTTTACCCACTAGGATATCAAAAGTGA